A genomic region of Lysinibacillus sp. 2017 contains the following coding sequences:
- the recN gene encoding DNA repair protein RecN, producing MLRELSIRNFAIIDDLTVGFVDGLTVLTGETGAGKSIIIDAVNILAGGRGSTEFIRHGEKKAELGGLFQVNNEQHPIYLKLEEHGIEVEEGTIILRRDLHDSGKSICRVNGKLVPLSVLREIGGSLIDIHGQHENQELMDEKFHIHLLDHFAHRELLTVKADYDDAFEAYRQLKREVAELSIDEQRMAQRIDLYQFQIQELEQAALRVDEEEALTEERTRLMNFHKIFERANMAYDSISGDSNGLDKIGNAMRALEDIIELDPIFKEPSEAVTSSFYALQDAAYQIKNTLDDLEYDEERLNEVEQRLALYQTMKRKYGTTVEEILAYFDKIEEELSQLLNRDETMHNNEQMLAKMEANLDKLSAQLTVIRKENALKLSEAIMNELRFLHMEKAQFIVNFDKLNHFDANGKDGVAFYISTNVGEPPKSLPKVASGGELSRMMLALKTIFSTSNGITSIIFDEVDTGVSGRVAQAIAEKIAAISINSQVLCISHLPQVAAMADHQYYIKKQVEHDRTFTTITEMQEQERIEEISRMMSGAEITELTLQHASELIQMASERKTALIK from the coding sequence TTGTTAAGAGAATTAAGCATTCGAAACTTTGCAATTATTGATGATTTAACAGTGGGCTTTGTTGATGGCTTAACAGTACTAACAGGTGAGACAGGTGCTGGTAAGTCGATTATCATTGATGCGGTTAATATTTTGGCAGGTGGCCGTGGCTCAACGGAATTTATTCGACATGGTGAGAAGAAAGCTGAGCTAGGTGGCTTATTCCAAGTAAATAATGAACAACATCCTATTTACTTGAAGCTAGAAGAGCACGGGATTGAAGTTGAGGAAGGTACGATTATTTTACGTCGTGATTTACATGATTCTGGTAAAAGTATTTGTCGTGTGAATGGCAAACTTGTTCCTTTATCTGTACTTCGTGAAATTGGGGGTAGCTTAATCGATATTCATGGTCAGCATGAGAACCAAGAATTAATGGATGAAAAATTCCATATTCATTTACTCGATCATTTTGCTCATCGTGAGCTACTAACAGTGAAAGCGGATTATGATGATGCATTTGAAGCATATCGTCAGTTAAAACGAGAAGTAGCTGAGTTAAGTATTGATGAACAGCGTATGGCTCAACGAATCGATTTGTATCAATTCCAAATTCAAGAGCTTGAACAAGCTGCTTTACGTGTGGATGAGGAAGAGGCATTAACCGAGGAACGTACGCGTTTAATGAATTTCCATAAAATTTTTGAACGTGCCAATATGGCCTATGATTCGATATCTGGGGATTCCAACGGGCTTGATAAAATTGGGAATGCGATGCGTGCTTTAGAGGACATCATCGAGCTCGACCCAATTTTCAAAGAACCATCAGAAGCGGTCACGTCAAGCTTTTATGCACTACAAGATGCCGCTTATCAAATTAAAAATACCTTAGATGATTTAGAATATGATGAAGAACGTTTAAATGAAGTTGAACAACGTCTAGCCCTTTATCAAACAATGAAGCGCAAGTACGGTACAACGGTTGAAGAAATTTTAGCGTATTTTGACAAGATTGAAGAAGAATTATCTCAACTCCTTAATCGCGATGAAACAATGCATAATAATGAGCAAATGTTAGCAAAAATGGAAGCAAATTTAGATAAGCTTTCCGCTCAACTAACAGTAATTCGTAAAGAAAATGCATTAAAATTAAGTGAAGCGATTATGAATGAATTACGTTTTTTACATATGGAAAAAGCGCAGTTCATCGTCAACTTTGATAAACTTAATCATTTTGATGCAAACGGGAAAGACGGAGTGGCGTTTTATATTTCAACAAATGTCGGCGAGCCACCAAAATCGTTACCAAAAGTGGCATCTGGTGGGGAACTATCTCGTATGATGTTAGCGCTTAAAACCATTTTTTCTACTTCCAATGGGATTACATCCATTATTTTTGATGAAGTGGATACGGGCGTTAGCGGACGTGTCGCACAAGCGATTGCGGAAAAAATTGCAGCCATTTCCATTAATTCTCAAGTATTATGTATTTCGCATTTACCTCAAGTGGCAGCGATGGCCGATCACCAATATTACATTAAAAAGCAAGTCGAGCATGATCGTACCTTTACGACAATTACTGAAATGCAAGAACAGGAACGTATCGAAGAAATTAGTCGTATGATGAGTGGTGCGGAAATAACAGAGCTGACATTACAACATGCATCTGAACTCATTCAGATGGCGAGTGAACGTAAGACAGCATTAATTAAATAA
- the ahrC gene encoding transcriptional regulator AhrC/ArgR, which produces MNKGQRHIRIRDIITNNEIETQDDLVDQLKNAGYNVTQATVSRDIKELHLVKVPLQDGRYKYSLPADQRFNPIQKLHRSLSDAFVSIDGASHFLVMKTLPGNANAIGSLLDHLDWTEVLGTICGDDTILIMCRTEDDREEIKNRLLDML; this is translated from the coding sequence ATGAATAAAGGACAACGCCATATTCGCATTCGCGATATTATTACAAATAATGAAATTGAAACACAAGATGATTTAGTTGATCAATTAAAAAATGCAGGCTATAACGTCACACAAGCAACCGTGTCTCGTGACATAAAAGAATTACATTTAGTAAAAGTACCACTACAGGATGGTCGCTATAAGTATAGTTTACCAGCAGACCAACGTTTTAATCCGATTCAAAAGCTTCACCGTTCATTATCAGATGCGTTTGTTTCAATTGACGGGGCATCACACTTTTTAGTAATGAAAACACTACCAGGTAACGCCAATGCGATTGGTTCACTTTTGGATCATTTAGATTGGACGGAAGTATTAGGGACAATTTGCGGAGATGACACAATTTTAATTATGTGCCGCACAGAAGATGACCGTGAAGAGATTAAAAATCGTTTACTAGATATGCTATAA
- a CDS encoding TlyA family RNA methyltransferase, whose protein sequence is MTTKQPKERVDILLVERGLCETRERAKRSIMAGLVFSNEIRIDKPGEKISIDAPLQVKGSDIKYVSRGGLKLEKALAIFDMSVDGKLMLDIGSSTGGFTDCALQNGARHCYALDVGSNQLAWKIRSDERVTVMEKTNFRYTKPEDLGEGLPEFATIDVSFISLALILPVLKTVLIPGGDVMALVKPQFEAGRENVGKKGIVREPKIHLAVLEETAKMATEVGFIVKDASFSPITGGEGNIEFLFHLYNPRDGEEVTAFTDFDSIVKEAHAQLK, encoded by the coding sequence ATGACAACAAAGCAACCAAAAGAACGAGTTGACATTTTATTAGTAGAACGTGGACTTTGTGAAACACGAGAAAGAGCAAAACGCTCCATTATGGCGGGTCTTGTATTTTCTAATGAAATTCGCATTGACAAACCGGGCGAGAAGATTTCGATTGATGCGCCGCTACAAGTAAAAGGCTCAGATATAAAATATGTATCTCGTGGCGGATTAAAACTTGAGAAAGCTTTAGCTATTTTCGATATGTCCGTAGATGGAAAATTAATGCTGGATATCGGTTCTTCAACTGGTGGATTTACAGACTGTGCGCTACAAAATGGCGCACGTCACTGTTATGCGCTGGATGTTGGCTCAAATCAATTAGCATGGAAAATCCGTTCAGACGAGCGTGTAACGGTAATGGAAAAAACCAATTTCCGTTATACGAAGCCAGAAGATTTAGGGGAAGGCTTACCAGAGTTTGCGACAATCGATGTGTCGTTCATTTCATTAGCATTGATTTTACCGGTATTAAAAACGGTATTAATTCCTGGTGGTGACGTGATGGCACTTGTGAAGCCGCAATTCGAAGCTGGACGTGAAAATGTCGGCAAAAAAGGGATTGTCCGTGAACCGAAAATCCATTTAGCAGTTTTAGAAGAAACGGCAAAAATGGCGACAGAAGTTGGATTCATCGTCAAAGATGCTTCGTTCTCTCCAATCACAGGTGGCGAAGGGAATATCGAGTTTTTATTCCATTTATATAATCCACGTGACGGGGAAGAAGTTACGGCATTCACTGATTTTGATTCAATTGTAAAAGAAGCGCATGCGCAATTAAAATAG
- the dxs gene encoding 1-deoxy-D-xylulose-5-phosphate synthase, translated as MDLTKISSPSFLKDLNKKQLEALAVDIRAFLIEKCSATGGHIGPNLGVVELTIALHKAFNSPKDKFLWDVGHQAYVHKILTGRADQFDTLRQFKGLCGFPKLVESEHDMWETGHSSTSLSAAMGMAAARDIKGDKNFVVPVIGDGALTGGMALEALNHIGHEKTNMIVILNDNEMSIAPNVGALHDVLGRLRTAKEYSRAKEDLEALMLRIPVVGDKLAATAERVKDSLKYLVVSGVFFEELGFKYLGPIDGHDFEALERTLEYAKKVKGPVIVHVITKKGKGYKPAEEDTIGTWHGTGPYKMETGAFVKSATKGPAWSSLVAESVRKCMKEDERIVTITPAMPVGSKLEGIQKDFPNRFFDVGIAEQHATTMSAGLATQKMKPFLAIYSTFLQRAYDQVLHDIARPNLNVFIGIDRAGLVGADGETHQGVFDVSFLRHIPNIVLMMPKDENEGQHMVKTALEYNDGPIALRYPRGNGLGVEMDAEMKVLPIGSWEVLREGSDAVILTFGTMIPLALKAADKLAEQDVQVRVVNARFIKPMDENMLHDIMKANLPILTIEETMLQGGFGSAVLEFAFDNKYRNVQLDRMGIPDEFIEHGDVDRLLEEIHVTAEEAVKRLELLVPKKQSGRV; from the coding sequence ATGGATTTAACTAAAATTTCTAGTCCATCCTTTTTAAAAGACTTAAATAAAAAGCAACTAGAGGCACTAGCTGTAGATATTCGTGCCTTTTTAATCGAAAAATGTTCCGCGACAGGTGGTCATATTGGACCGAATCTTGGCGTTGTCGAATTGACGATTGCATTGCATAAAGCTTTTAATAGTCCAAAGGATAAATTTTTATGGGATGTTGGACATCAAGCATATGTTCATAAAATTTTAACAGGTCGTGCGGATCAATTTGATACGTTACGTCAATTTAAAGGGCTGTGCGGTTTTCCGAAATTAGTGGAAAGTGAACACGATATGTGGGAAACAGGGCACAGCTCAACTTCTTTATCGGCTGCTATGGGTATGGCAGCTGCTCGTGATATTAAGGGCGACAAAAACTTTGTTGTACCAGTTATTGGTGATGGTGCATTAACTGGCGGTATGGCATTAGAAGCGCTCAATCATATTGGTCACGAAAAGACGAATATGATTGTTATTTTAAATGACAACGAAATGTCAATCGCACCAAATGTAGGCGCACTTCATGATGTGTTAGGTCGTTTACGTACAGCGAAGGAATATTCACGTGCAAAAGAAGATTTAGAGGCATTAATGCTTAGAATTCCAGTTGTTGGTGATAAATTAGCAGCAACAGCAGAACGTGTAAAAGATAGTTTGAAATATTTAGTCGTATCGGGTGTCTTTTTCGAAGAACTGGGCTTCAAATACTTAGGTCCAATTGATGGTCATGATTTTGAAGCATTAGAAAGAACATTAGAATACGCGAAAAAAGTAAAAGGTCCCGTGATCGTTCATGTAATTACGAAAAAAGGGAAAGGCTACAAACCAGCTGAGGAAGATACAATTGGTACTTGGCATGGTACAGGCCCTTACAAAATGGAAACTGGTGCTTTCGTTAAGTCAGCAACAAAAGGTCCAGCTTGGAGTAGCTTAGTAGCGGAGTCTGTTCGTAAATGCATGAAAGAAGACGAACGCATTGTGACAATTACACCAGCAATGCCTGTTGGTTCGAAATTAGAAGGCATTCAAAAGGATTTCCCAAATCGTTTCTTTGATGTGGGAATTGCTGAGCAACATGCAACAACGATGTCTGCAGGTCTTGCCACACAAAAAATGAAGCCGTTTTTAGCAATTTATTCAACATTCCTACAACGTGCTTATGATCAAGTGTTACATGATATTGCACGTCCAAATTTAAATGTATTCATCGGTATCGACCGTGCAGGATTAGTTGGCGCGGATGGCGAAACGCATCAAGGCGTATTTGATGTTTCGTTCTTACGTCATATTCCAAATATCGTATTAATGATGCCAAAAGATGAAAACGAAGGCCAACATATGGTCAAAACGGCGCTAGAGTACAACGATGGTCCAATCGCATTACGTTACCCACGTGGTAATGGTTTAGGTGTTGAAATGGATGCCGAAATGAAGGTTCTTCCAATCGGTTCATGGGAAGTGTTACGCGAAGGCAGTGACGCAGTTATTTTAACATTTGGTACAATGATTCCGTTAGCGTTAAAAGCAGCGGACAAGCTAGCAGAGCAAGATGTTCAAGTACGCGTTGTCAATGCTCGCTTCATCAAACCAATGGACGAAAATATGCTTCATGACATTATGAAAGCCAACTTACCAATTTTAACTATTGAAGAAACAATGCTTCAAGGTGGATTTGGTAGTGCTGTACTTGAATTCGCCTTTGATAACAAGTACCGCAATGTTCAATTAGATAGAATGGGTATTCCAGATGAATTTATTGAACATGGTGATGTGGATCGTCTACTGGAAGAAATCCATGTAACGGCAGAAGAAGCAGTGAAGCGTCTTGAACTGCTAGTGCCGAAAAAACAGTCAGGTAGGGTTTAA
- a CDS encoding polyprenyl synthetase family protein: protein MENTLKHFIDSKIPEIENVLFELVEKITAPAQLKESMLYSLKAGGKRIRPLFVSAVCEMYKQPLEASYTVGSAIEMIHTYSLIHDDLPCMDDDELRRGKPTNHVVYGEDVATLAGDALNTLAFGVLARLQNVAAEKRIELVDLLSVAAGAEGMVGGQILDMDGEKRLLNLQELETVHVNKTGALLRYSIESGAVLAGASVADRQALVEYAHHIGLAFQIQDDILDIEGTSEQLGKTAGKDVASEKSTYPALLTLDGAKQKLDEHYHFAIEALQKVEVDTSLLQQFAQYIVRRTN from the coding sequence ATGGAAAACACGTTAAAGCACTTTATCGATAGTAAAATTCCAGAAATCGAAAACGTTTTATTTGAACTGGTAGAAAAAATCACAGCGCCAGCGCAATTAAAAGAATCGATGCTGTATTCCTTAAAAGCTGGTGGTAAACGAATTCGTCCATTATTCGTTTCAGCAGTATGTGAAATGTACAAGCAACCGCTAGAGGCGAGTTATACAGTAGGATCAGCAATTGAAATGATTCACACGTATTCATTAATTCATGATGATTTACCTTGCATGGATGATGATGAATTACGTCGTGGTAAACCAACGAACCATGTTGTCTACGGTGAAGATGTGGCAACACTTGCAGGCGATGCACTTAATACATTAGCATTTGGTGTATTAGCACGCCTACAAAACGTGGCTGCAGAAAAACGTATTGAATTAGTAGATTTATTAAGTGTGGCTGCAGGTGCTGAAGGTATGGTTGGTGGTCAAATTTTAGATATGGATGGCGAAAAGCGTTTGCTAAATTTACAAGAGCTTGAAACGGTTCATGTAAACAAGACAGGTGCCCTATTACGTTACAGTATTGAATCAGGTGCGGTTTTAGCTGGTGCGTCTGTTGCGGATCGTCAAGCATTAGTAGAGTATGCACACCATATTGGATTAGCATTCCAAATTCAAGATGACATTTTAGATATTGAGGGTACTTCAGAGCAACTAGGTAAAACAGCGGGGAAAGATGTAGCAAGTGAAAAAAGTACATACCCAGCATTACTTACTTTAGACGGTGCAAAGCAAAAGCTCGATGAACATTACCATTTTGCCATCGAAGCATTACAAAAAGTAGAAGTGGATACTTCACTTCTGCAACAATTTGCACAATATATTGTGAGACGTACAAACTAA
- the xseB gene encoding exodeoxyribonuclease VII small subunit codes for MTKPTFATAMAELEEVVRKLEQGDAPLEEAIDLYKKGMELSKLCHDTLQNAEQQLISIVGENGEKEPFQQGNGEE; via the coding sequence ATGACAAAACCAACATTTGCAACAGCAATGGCAGAGTTAGAAGAAGTTGTTCGTAAGCTAGAACAAGGCGATGCGCCATTAGAAGAAGCGATTGACTTATATAAAAAAGGGATGGAGCTGTCGAAGCTTTGTCACGATACACTTCAAAATGCCGAGCAACAATTAATTTCAATCGTTGGAGAAAACGGTGAAAAAGAGCCGTTCCAACAAGGAAATGGAGAAGAGTAG
- the xseA gene encoding exodeoxyribonuclease VII large subunit, translating into MSSSSYLSVKALTKYIKRKFDADPHLRDVYVTGELSNVKIHSSGHIYFTLKDDSSRIAATMFRGQASKLTFKPEEGMKVFIRGDVNVYEASGAYQLYAQTMEPDGIGGLFVAFNQLKERLQKEGLFNPDFKQPIPQYPQTIGVLTATTGAAIRDICTTINRRYPQAEILIYPTLVQGAGAAPKITENIYLANHQALCDVLIVGRGGGSIEDLWAFNEEMVARAIFESRIPIISAVGHETDTTIADFVADLRAPTPTAAAELAVPNQQELYQQLLHKQSMMHQMMTSRLNFERTRLTKLQNSYPLATPERLYRPFIEKLAQMDTALQNATKLYVLNQKSKLQTIDGQMKLYSPQHKLASAKQQLVHQQEKINRLMQQQLAQSKVTFTNQLRMLEALNPLSLMSKGFSVAYKDKNVVKSVHELQQNDIVNVTFQDGYAEAKIVKTHVQKEGEF; encoded by the coding sequence ATGTCATCGTCTTCTTATTTAAGTGTAAAAGCGTTAACGAAATATATTAAACGAAAATTTGATGCCGATCCGCATTTACGTGATGTCTATGTGACGGGAGAGCTTTCGAACGTGAAAATCCATAGTTCGGGGCATATTTACTTTACGTTAAAAGATGACAGCTCTCGCATTGCCGCGACAATGTTTAGAGGTCAAGCTTCTAAACTAACATTCAAACCCGAAGAAGGCATGAAAGTGTTTATTCGCGGAGATGTGAATGTGTATGAAGCGAGCGGTGCGTATCAATTATATGCCCAAACGATGGAGCCAGATGGAATCGGTGGCTTATTTGTTGCGTTTAATCAACTAAAAGAGCGCTTACAAAAAGAAGGGCTCTTTAATCCTGATTTCAAACAACCAATTCCACAGTATCCGCAAACAATCGGCGTATTAACAGCGACAACGGGTGCGGCGATTCGAGATATTTGCACAACGATCAATCGACGATACCCACAGGCTGAAATCTTAATTTATCCGACGCTTGTACAAGGGGCGGGGGCTGCACCAAAGATTACAGAGAATATTTATTTAGCCAATCATCAAGCGCTCTGTGACGTATTAATCGTTGGACGTGGTGGTGGTTCGATTGAAGACTTATGGGCGTTCAATGAAGAAATGGTTGCGCGTGCGATTTTTGAAAGTCGTATTCCTATTATTAGTGCGGTCGGACATGAAACGGATACAACGATTGCCGATTTTGTAGCGGATCTGCGTGCGCCAACACCAACAGCTGCCGCGGAATTAGCAGTTCCAAATCAGCAAGAACTGTATCAGCAACTGCTGCATAAACAGTCCATGATGCATCAAATGATGACGTCACGCTTAAATTTTGAGCGCACGCGACTAACAAAATTACAAAATTCCTATCCACTTGCAACACCTGAACGTTTATATCGTCCTTTTATAGAGAAGCTTGCACAAATGGATACGGCTCTTCAAAATGCAACAAAATTATATGTATTAAACCAGAAGTCGAAATTACAAACGATTGATGGTCAAATGAAGCTTTATTCGCCGCAACATAAGCTAGCAAGTGCTAAACAGCAGCTAGTCCATCAACAAGAGAAAATAAACCGGTTAATGCAGCAGCAACTTGCGCAAAGTAAAGTCACATTTACCAATCAGTTACGTATGTTAGAAGCGTTAAATCCACTTTCTTTAATGAGTAAAGGGTTTAGCGTAGCATATAAAGATAAAAACGTAGTAAAATCAGTTCATGAGCTTCAACAAAATGATATCGTAAACGTGACATTCCAAGACGGATATGCAGAAGCAAAAATTGTGAAGACGCATGTGCAAAAGGAAGGGGAATTCTAA
- the folD gene encoding bifunctional methylenetetrahydrofolate dehydrogenase/methenyltetrahydrofolate cyclohydrolase FolD, producing the protein MSSAIINGKEIGQEIRGAVATRVESLKQNGVTPGLAVILVGENPASKTYVANKQKSCAQIGMFSELIKLPEDISEQALLEQIRECNERTDIHGILVQLPLPKHINEDEVIATISPEKDVDGFTPISVGKMMLGQDTYLPCTPYGVMKLLEHSGIEIAGKHAVIVGRSHIVGKPMGQLLLQKDATVTYTHSKTPDLPSFTKQADILIAAVGRANFITKEHVKQGAVVIDVGINRDENNKLCGDVNFKDVDGIASHITPVPGGVGPMTITMLLENTVQAAEKKLERQSK; encoded by the coding sequence ATGTCAAGTGCAATTATTAATGGTAAAGAAATCGGTCAAGAAATCCGCGGTGCAGTAGCAACTCGTGTAGAATCTTTAAAACAAAACGGGGTAACACCTGGTTTAGCGGTAATTTTAGTGGGAGAAAATCCTGCTTCAAAAACATATGTAGCCAACAAGCAAAAGTCTTGTGCGCAAATCGGTATGTTTTCAGAACTAATAAAATTACCAGAAGATATTTCAGAACAAGCTTTACTAGAACAAATTCGTGAATGTAACGAACGCACTGATATTCACGGTATACTCGTTCAACTCCCATTACCTAAACATATTAATGAAGATGAAGTGATCGCTACGATTTCTCCGGAAAAAGATGTCGATGGTTTCACTCCTATTAGTGTAGGTAAAATGATGTTAGGACAAGATACATACTTGCCATGTACACCTTATGGGGTCATGAAATTATTGGAACACTCAGGTATTGAAATTGCTGGAAAACATGCCGTTATTGTAGGACGTAGCCATATCGTTGGAAAACCAATGGGACAACTATTACTACAAAAGGATGCTACCGTAACATATACACACTCAAAAACACCAGATTTACCTTCATTCACGAAGCAAGCTGACATTTTAATTGCCGCTGTTGGACGTGCGAATTTCATTACGAAAGAGCATGTAAAACAAGGCGCGGTAGTAATAGACGTCGGGATTAACCGTGATGAAAATAACAAGTTATGCGGTGACGTGAATTTCAAAGACGTAGACGGTATTGCCTCACACATTACACCAGTACCAGGTGGCGTGGGCCCAATGACGATTACAATGTTATTAGAAAACACGGTTCAAGCTGCTGAAAAAAAGTTAGAACGTCAATCGAAATAA
- the nusB gene encoding transcription antitermination factor NusB: MKRTEARQKALQALFQLDSTELSVEEAIGHSLEEEQKSNAFLEQLVRGTTENLEAIDAALEQKLENWTLSRLPKIERTVLRLAVYELMFEKETPNKVVMNEAIELCKIYGDEKSSKFVNGVLSKFTEQ, from the coding sequence ATGAAACGAACAGAAGCGCGCCAAAAAGCGTTACAAGCTTTGTTTCAGTTAGACAGCACAGAACTTTCGGTAGAAGAGGCAATTGGACATTCGCTTGAAGAAGAGCAAAAGTCAAACGCCTTTTTAGAACAATTAGTTCGTGGGACAACTGAAAACTTAGAAGCAATCGATGCAGCGCTAGAACAAAAATTAGAAAATTGGACGCTTAGCCGTCTACCAAAAATTGAGAGAACGGTTTTACGTTTAGCAGTGTACGAATTAATGTTTGAAAAAGAAACACCAAATAAAGTTGTAATGAACGAGGCAATCGAGCTTTGCAAAATTTATGGTGATGAAAAATCAAGCAAATTCGTTAATGGTGTACTTTCGAAATTTACTGAGCAATAA
- a CDS encoding aminopeptidase, translating to MSKDFIRIANEADIHLITAYFEQALAHYEEVGEILAMQDIKYFLQNLHEFQFVILKETTAQITYLFEFPETADGKRETGTVVIPLQNN from the coding sequence ATGAGTAAAGATTTTATCCGTATAGCCAATGAGGCAGATATCCATTTAATAACGGCTTATTTTGAGCAAGCATTGGCGCATTATGAAGAGGTAGGGGAAATATTGGCCATGCAAGACATTAAATATTTCCTACAAAATTTACATGAGTTCCAATTTGTTATATTAAAGGAAACAACAGCGCAAATAACGTATTTATTTGAATTCCCAGAAACAGCTGATGGCAAACGTGAAACTGGCACGGTTGTTATCCCGCTGCAAAACAATTAA
- the glpK gene encoding glycerol kinase GlpK, whose protein sequence is MENYILALDQGTTSSRAILFNKKGDIAFVAQQEFKQYFPKSGWVEHNAKEIWSSILSVIAQVLSENNIKATQIEGIGITNQRETTVVWDKNTGEPVYNAIVWQSRQTADICSELKEAGHNDLFREKTGLLIDAYFSGTKVKWILDNVKGARERAEAGDLLFGTIDTWIIWKLTEGAVHVTDYSNASRTLMYNIFDLKWDEELLDILGVPASMLPEVKPSSEIYGEIAGKHLFGHAVPIAGIAGDQQASLFGQACYEKGMVKNTYGTGCFMLMNTGEEAVKSEHGLLTTIAWGYDGKVTYALEGSIFVAGSAIQWLRDGLRMIRKSEESETYAKRVTDSDGVYVVPAFVGLGTPYWDSEVRGAVFGLTRGTSKEHFIRATLESLAYQTRDVLAAMKSDSGIDLKTLRVDGGAVMNNFLMQFQADILNIPVERPAVNETTALGAAYLAGLAVGFWEDLEVVKKHWQIDETFDVKMEEKEREELFKGWHKAVKAAQVFK, encoded by the coding sequence ATGGAAAACTATATTTTGGCTTTAGATCAAGGAACAACAAGTTCTCGTGCCATATTATTCAATAAAAAAGGGGATATTGCATTTGTTGCGCAACAAGAATTCAAACAATATTTCCCGAAATCTGGTTGGGTAGAACATAATGCTAAAGAAATCTGGAGTTCAATCTTGTCCGTAATTGCACAAGTATTATCAGAAAATAACATTAAAGCCACGCAAATTGAGGGAATTGGCATTACGAATCAGCGCGAAACAACGGTCGTCTGGGATAAAAATACAGGGGAACCCGTATATAATGCTATCGTTTGGCAATCACGTCAAACTGCTGACATTTGTAGCGAATTAAAAGAAGCTGGCCATAATGATTTGTTTCGTGAAAAAACAGGTTTACTTATTGATGCGTACTTTTCTGGAACAAAAGTAAAATGGATTTTAGACAATGTGAAAGGTGCTCGCGAAAGAGCAGAAGCCGGTGATCTATTATTCGGGACGATTGATACGTGGATTATTTGGAAACTAACAGAAGGCGCTGTTCATGTCACTGATTATTCGAATGCCTCACGAACACTTATGTATAATATTTTTGATTTAAAATGGGACGAAGAACTATTAGATATTCTCGGAGTTCCAGCTTCGATGTTACCTGAAGTAAAACCGTCATCTGAAATTTACGGTGAAATTGCAGGGAAGCATCTATTTGGACATGCTGTTCCAATTGCGGGCATTGCAGGCGATCAGCAAGCATCATTGTTTGGACAAGCTTGCTATGAAAAGGGCATGGTCAAAAATACGTACGGAACAGGCTGTTTCATGTTGATGAATACCGGTGAAGAAGCGGTGAAATCAGAGCATGGCTTATTAACAACAATTGCGTGGGGGTATGACGGAAAAGTAACCTATGCACTTGAAGGGAGTATTTTCGTTGCAGGCTCCGCAATTCAATGGCTACGTGATGGGCTTCGCATGATACGAAAATCAGAAGAAAGTGAAACGTATGCCAAGCGTGTCACAGATTCGGATGGTGTTTATGTTGTGCCGGCATTCGTAGGATTAGGGACGCCATACTGGGACAGTGAAGTGCGCGGTGCGGTATTTGGGTTAACGCGTGGAACGTCAAAGGAACATTTCATTCGTGCAACCTTAGAATCGCTTGCGTATCAAACGCGTGATGTATTAGCGGCGATGAAATCGGATTCGGGCATTGATTTAAAAACGTTACGTGTCGATGGTGGAGCAGTTATGAATAATTTTTTAATGCAGTTCCAAGCAGATATTTTAAATATTCCAGTTGAACGCCCAGCGGTTAATGAAACAACCGCACTAGGTGCAGCTTATTTAGCAGGGCTAGCAGTTGGTTTTTGGGAAGACTTAGAGGTCGTGAAGAAGCATTGGCAAATTGATGAAACCTTTGATGTGAAAATGGAAGAAAAGGAACGTGAAGAATTATTCAAGGGCTGGCATAAGGCCGTAAAAGCAGCACAAGTATTTAAATAG